In Piliocolobus tephrosceles isolate RC106 chromosome 6, ASM277652v3, whole genome shotgun sequence, the following are encoded in one genomic region:
- the LOC111522880 gene encoding LOW QUALITY PROTEIN: golgin subfamily A member 6-like protein 4 (The sequence of the model RefSeq protein was modified relative to this genomic sequence to represent the inferred CDS: inserted 1 base in 1 codon), whose amino-acid sequence MGNLMDLWSWLITSRGDSCNVVESNGKASVQLGAKKLKEYWQRKSPGIPAGANRKKKINGSSPDTATTAGYRSPGDSATGVYGEGPVSSTTLKDLQVHTLKEDKQHEIHRVQKLGRSLFKLKHQRAEPWAPEPPAGPLEVEQLQDETKHLRKELESLGRQLQAEVENNQMLNLLNRRQEERLREQEKRLCEQEERIHEQEEKLREQEERLSGQEERICEQEERIHEQDERLWEQEWLPEQERLLEEVKKLLERERWEEEEEKLREHERLVNQVKKLLEEERLWEQDERLREERLPEQERLLEQVEKLLEQERWQEEQERLLDHGRLLDQVEELLEQERLREQDERLLEQVEKLLERERRQEEQKRLLEEEQLLDQVEELLEQERLREQDQRLWEQETLRELERLRELERMLELGWEALYEQQAEPHSSFEELNNKNKSTLQLEPQVKELKLGELKDREHLEATSQQKQQLXAQLSLMALPGEGDGGGYLDSEEEEVPRPMVNIPEDGESLEARWHFSMTLEPVPRKSKGCAASPWLTQWLHPKGPQGLGESTSARGHCQNASLGEEDIIRLAQDQETQVDLHEVSLTDSVEPTPGEAREGSPHDNPTAQHIVQLLPLTQDSPGAPRFGQQPLHAILFTVPRSGR is encoded by the exons GCAAAGCCAGTGTGCAGCTTGGAGCAAAGAAG TTAAAAGAATATTGGCAGAGAAAGAGCCCTGGCATTCCAGCAGGAGctaacaggaaaaagaaaatcaatggcAGTAGCCCTGACACAGCCACTACTGCTGGTTACCGCTCACCTGGGGAT TCAGCAACAGGTGTCTACGGGGAGGGCCCTGTGTCATCTACTACCCTGAAAGATCTGCAG GTTCACACATTGAAGGAGGACAAGCAGCATGAGATACATCGGGTACAGAAGCTTGGGAGGAGCTTGTTCAAACTCAAACACCAGAGGG CTGAACCCTGGGCCCCAGAGCCCCCAGCAGGGCCCTTGGAGGTAGAGCAGCTACAAGATGAGACCAAACACCTAAGGAAGGAGCTGGAGAGTCTGGGAAGACAGCTCCAGGCCGAGGTGGAAAACAATCAGATGTTGAATCTCCTGAACAGGAGACAGGAGGAGAGGCTACGTGAGCAGGAGAAGAGGCTATGTGAGCAGGAGGAGAGGATACATGAGCAGGAGGAGAAGCTACGTGAGCAGGAGGAGAGGCTATCTGGGCAGGAGGAGAGGATATGTGAGCAGGAGGAGAGGATACATGAGCAGGATGAGAGGCTATGGGAGCAGGAGTGGCTGCCAGAGCAGGAGAGGCTGCTGGAGGAGGTGAAGAAGCTCTTGGAACGGGAgagatgggaggaggaggaggagaagctgcGAGAGCATGAGAGGCTGGTGAACCAGGTAAAGAAGCTGCTGGAAGAGGAGAGGCTGTGGGAGCAGGATGAGAGGCTGCGGGAGGAGAGGCTGCCAGAGCAGGAAAGGCTGTTGGAGCAGGTGGAGAAGCTATTGGAACAGGAGAGGTGGCAGGAGGAACAGGAGAGGCTGCTGGACCACGGGAGGCTGCTGGACCAGGTGGAGGAACTGTTGGAACAGGAGAGGTTGCGGGAGCAGGATGAGAGACTGCTGGAGCAGGTGGAGAAGCTTTTGGAACGGGAGAGGCGACAGGAGGAGCAGAAGAGGCTGCTGGAGGAGGAACAGCTGCTGGACCAAGTGGAGGAGCTGCTGGAACAGGAGAGGCTGCGGGAGCAGGATCAGAGGCTGTGGGAGCAGGAGACACTGCGGGAACTGGAGAGGCTGCGGGAGCTGGAGAGGATGCTGGAGCTGGGGTGGGAAGCCCTCTACGAGCAGCAGGCGGAGCCACACAGCAGCTTCGAGGAGCTG AACAACAAGAACAAGAGCACACTGCAGTTGGAGCCGCAAGTAAAGGAGCTGAAGCTGGGCGAGCTGAAAGACAGG GAGCACCTGGAAGCTACGagccagcagaagcagcagc aAGCCCAGCTGAGCCTCATGGCTCTCCCTGGGGAAG GAGACGGAGGAGGATATCTGgacagtgaggaggaggaggtgccTCGGCCCATGGTGAACATCCCAGAGGACGGGGAGAGCCTGGAGGCCAG GTGGCATTTTTCAATGACGCTGGAGCCAGTGCCCAGGAAGAGCAAAGGGTGTGCTGCCAGCCCCTGGCTCACCCAGTGGCTTCATCCCAAAGGACCCCAGGGACTGGGG GAAAGTACATCAGCCAGGGGGCACTGCCAAAATGCATCACTGGGAGAGGAGGACATCATCAGGCTGGCCCAGGACCAGGAGACGCAAGTAG ATCTTCATGAGGTGAGCCTCACTGACAGCGTGGAGCCTACACCAGGAGAGGCCAGAGAGGGTTCTCCCCACGACAACCCCACTGCACAGCATATTGTGCAGCTGCTTCCTCTAACGCAGGACTCCCCAGGAGCACCGAGGTTTGGGCAGCAACCCCTGCATGCCATTCTTTTCACGGTGCCGAGATCAGGGAGAtaa